The Deinococcus detaillensis region ACCGGGCTGGTCAAGGCCCTGACCTACCAGCTCGACTGGGGCGACGGCACGCCAGCCGTGGATATCACGGGTGTGGAGACGCAGACCCTGAGTCACAACTACGCCCGTCCCGGCAACTACCGTCTGACCTTGAGTGTGCCCGGGAGTGCTCCGGTGAGCGCCGCGCTCACCGTGAGTGTGCCGGCGGCCACCCTGACTTCAACGACGGACGCGCTGAGCGTGACCGCCGTGGTCAGCGGCTTGCAGGAGAGCCTGACTTACCGGCTTACCTGGGGTGACGGTTCGAATACCGATCTCACTGGCAAAGTCACCGACACCCTGACACACACTTACGCCAAACCCGGTGTCTACGTCCTCGAACTCAGCACGCCGGGTGCTCCCAGCGTCACCGCTACCGTGAATGTTCAGGTCCGGCCTCTGGTGCTGGCAGTGGTTGCCCCCGAATTGCGGGCCACGGCCTCGCTCAGTGGCCTGGTCAGCGCCCTGACTTACACCGTGAACTGGGGCGACGGACAGCAGGACACGGTCACGGGCCAGACCGCCACGACCTTGGTTCATACATACTTGAAACCTGGGCAGTACACGGTCACCGTCACTGCTCCCAGCCTGGAACCCGTCACGACTACCTTCACTGCGGGTCTTCCGCCGCAGGAAGTTCTCACCGCCACACCAGGTAGTTCACCGGACGTACTGGACATCCGCATTACTGGACTTCTGGAGGGCGCGACCTACTTGCTCGATTACGGTGACGGCCAGGTGGAACAACTGGCCTTTATCGGCCAGTCAGGCCGCTGGACGCACCGGTACACCCGCACGGGCGTGTACACCCTGACGCTGAATTTGCGCACGCCGGACGGTGTGAGCAGCGTCCGCGCGGTCACGACCGTGCAGGCACAGTTGCAGCTGGTCCTGAGGGCGGCCACCGTGGCGTTTGCGAGCGATTCTACGAACTCGAACATCACCCTGAATTCCCTCGATCCTGTCGCCGTCCGCCTGATCATCGACTACACCGGGAGCGGCAGCCTGACGGGCAACTGGCTCCTAGACGGTCAGGCTGGTCCTTCCGTCACCGTGAATCTGCCGGATGGAGGCACCACAGCGACCGCGACTTACACGGTCTCGCCGCCCAAGCCTGGCAACCACACGGTGTCGTTCCGCATAGCGGATGTCCAGTCGACGTGCGCCGCGGCTTGCCCAGCACCCGTTCTTCCCGGAGCGAACACGCTCAGGTACACCCTCGACAGCCCGAGTCTCCTCACTTACGGGGGGCTGAGTGTCAAGCTGACCAGCATCAAGAACTTGGACCTGCAGAGCTTTGCTGGTGAAGGAACTGTGCGCCTGATCGTGGGCGGTGCAGATCTGGGCGAACAGAATGTCACGATGGCGAACCTTCAAGTGACCCGCTCGGCCACGGGCTACAAGGTCACGGGCGGCGACCCGACCAGAGTGGGCCTGGCCAATCTTCCCCTGCGCCTGCTGAGCCTGGGTGAGGCCAGTGTCCGCCTCACGTCCCTGAACCTCAGCCCCGAAGGCGCGGCGCTCAGCGGAACAGTTCAGCTGCCCAGTGGTACGGGTACCGGACTGACCTTCACAGACGCCAGCTTGCTGGAAGGCGGCGAACTTCTGGCCGACCTCAAGGGCAGCGCAAATGCTCTTGGTGACCTGAAGATCGGCACCACTGGAATCAGCGTTTCGGCCACCGGTGGTGTGCTCGATCTGTCACGCAAGCAGAACGCCGACGGCCTGAGTGCTGCCTACACGGGCGGCACGGCACCCACACCTGACTGGATGGGTGTGGTGTTGCCGGGTGCCAACCTGACCATCGGCACCCCCATCGCCTCTGGCACCCCGGTGAGCGTGAGTGGCCTAGTGGCCTACACGCTGGGCGGCTACGCCACCGCCTTCGATTTCACGCCCACCGACCTGAGCGTCGGTGGCTGGGCTATCAAGTCCGGGCCGCTGAAAATGGCCATCAGCGGCAGCGTCATCGCCAGCTTGAGCGGCCAGGGCAGCCTGACTGTTCCCATGGTGAACGAGCCTCTTGCACTGACCATCGGCTGGAACCCGCAGCTCGGCAACCCTGGCGCGAAGTGGGAAGTCAAGTCGGATGTCGCCGTGGTCAACCATAACTTCGGGCGCACGGCGCTGGACCTGGGCCGGCCCACCTGGGAATTCGGCGGCGACGGCAAAGCGAAACTGATTTTCTCAAACGCCAAATGGAACCTGGGCGGCGTAAGCGGCAAGGACGTCAAGGTGCCGGTCTATAACATGACCTTCACCCCCGACGGCGGGGTCAGTCTGGGCGGTGAGGCCTGGGCCAGCGCCACGGGCCTGACGAACTTCACCCTGTTTGATTACCCTCTGCCCACCGCCGAAATCGGTGCCCGCCGCGAGGCGGACGGTCAGTACACCCTCAGTCTGCGCGGCAAACTGCAACTGGGTGACGCGCTCCCCGTGAACGCCGTCGCGAATCCCATCAGCTTCTGGGTGAAAGACGGCAAGGACGTAAAAATCGTCTTCGATAAGATTCGGATCTTCGGTCAGATCAAGACTGTGGATTACGACGTATCGGTCAGCGCCATGTTCAAAGATGAAAACAACCTGGAATTCATCGGGCAGGGCACCATCAAGATCGCCAAGAAAATTGCTGTGGCCGCCAAAGCTGGCTTCGGGCGGGACAACGGCACCAGCTACGGCTTCTTCTGGGCCTCTGTCGCCTCATCCGGCCTGAAACCCTTCGTCACCGTCGGCTCCGTGGGATTCTACGAATTCAGCGGCGGTGTGGGCATCAACATGGTCTGGAAGGACGGGAAGTTCGATGCACCGCCCGTGAAAGCCATTCCGCCCGCCGGTGCCGCTCGCGTGGTTAACGTCGCGATTCAGGCAGGCGCAGTGTTCGGAACGGCCATCGACAATGGCACCACTGCACACTTCCGGGGCACGCTGGGCGTGGACTCGGAAGGCACTGTGGCGATCAAGGCCGTGGGCTGGCTCTTTACCCCGCTGGCACAGGGCGCTCTCGGAAGCTATTCCTCCGGCACGGCCAGCGCTGCTGGCCCGAACCTCTCGACCGTCTCGACCAAGGGGAGCCTGGCACCTCAGGTTGCCGCACTGATTCTGTTGAGCGTGCCGCCCGAGAGTCCCGACAGCGGCTACCTGCTCGTGCAGGGCTGCGTGGGGCCAGCTGCCAAGTCATCGGTCGGTGGGCTGGACTGCACGCACAACCGTGAACTCGACTTCTATAACATCGTCGCCGTGAGCGGGTACGCCGAGATGTACATGCCGTTTTCCGGCAGCGGTCAGCGCGTGTACCTGGGCACCAAAGCCAACCCGATCAGCGTGCGCCTGCTCTCTATCAAATCAGGCAGCACCACCACCACGACCACGGCAGCCGTCAAAAATGCGGACGGTACTACCACGGACGCCATCTCCGGTACCACCGCCAACTCTTCATCGAATGCGGCCACCGCAGGCTCTAGTAACACCACGACCAGCCGGGCCGACGGCTTGGGATACAACGGCTACCTGATGGTGGACGGTACCCAAATCAGCGTGGGTGTGGGCGTCAGTCTGGCCTACAGTGTGGGTCAGAGTGGCACCGGCAAGGTCTGCGACTGGTACTGGTACGCCAATGCGCACCTGGCCCTGAACGCGGACTTCACCGTCGTGTATGACCCCA contains the following coding sequences:
- a CDS encoding PKD domain-containing protein, whose protein sequence is TGLVKALTYQLDWGDGTPAVDITGVETQTLSHNYARPGNYRLTLSVPGSAPVSAALTVSVPAATLTSTTDALSVTAVVSGLQESLTYRLTWGDGSNTDLTGKVTDTLTHTYAKPGVYVLELSTPGAPSVTATVNVQVRPLVLAVVAPELRATASLSGLVSALTYTVNWGDGQQDTVTGQTATTLVHTYLKPGQYTVTVTAPSLEPVTTTFTAGLPPQEVLTATPGSSPDVLDIRITGLLEGATYLLDYGDGQVEQLAFIGQSGRWTHRYTRTGVYTLTLNLRTPDGVSSVRAVTTVQAQLQLVLRAATVAFASDSTNSNITLNSLDPVAVRLIIDYTGSGSLTGNWLLDGQAGPSVTVNLPDGGTTATATYTVSPPKPGNHTVSFRIADVQSTCAAACPAPVLPGANTLRYTLDSPSLLTYGGLSVKLTSIKNLDLQSFAGEGTVRLIVGGADLGEQNVTMANLQVTRSATGYKVTGGDPTRVGLANLPLRLLSLGEASVRLTSLNLSPEGAALSGTVQLPSGTGTGLTFTDASLLEGGELLADLKGSANALGDLKIGTTGISVSATGGVLDLSRKQNADGLSAAYTGGTAPTPDWMGVVLPGANLTIGTPIASGTPVSVSGLVAYTLGGYATAFDFTPTDLSVGGWAIKSGPLKMAISGSVIASLSGQGSLTVPMVNEPLALTIGWNPQLGNPGAKWEVKSDVAVVNHNFGRTALDLGRPTWEFGGDGKAKLIFSNAKWNLGGVSGKDVKVPVYNMTFTPDGGVSLGGEAWASATGLTNFTLFDYPLPTAEIGARREADGQYTLSLRGKLQLGDALPVNAVANPISFWVKDGKDVKIVFDKIRIFGQIKTVDYDVSVSAMFKDENNLEFIGQGTIKIAKKIAVAAKAGFGRDNGTSYGFFWASVASSGLKPFVTVGSVGFYEFSGGVGINMVWKDGKFDAPPVKAIPPAGAARVVNVAIQAGAVFGTAIDNGTTAHFRGTLGVDSEGTVAIKAVGWLFTPLAQGALGSYSSGTASAAGPNLSTVSTKGSLAPQVAALILLSVPPESPDSGYLLVQGCVGPAAKSSVGGLDCTHNRELDFYNIVAVSGYAEMYMPFSGSGQRVYLGTKANPISVRLLSIKSGSTTTTTTAAVKNADGTTTDAISGTTANSSSNAATAGSSNTTTSRADGLGYNGYLMVDGTQISVGVGVSLAYSVGQSGTGKVCDWYWYANAHLALNADFTVVYDPTSLDASVTLSAGAAAGGGACGLKVDVGINLSITGHLYVSAASSYINGTASGSVTLPVIGDLPFSVKGRVDF